A genomic region of Alligator mississippiensis isolate rAllMis1 chromosome 4, rAllMis1, whole genome shotgun sequence contains the following coding sequences:
- the LOC106740227 gene encoding uncharacterized protein LOC106740227: MYELLVLFISIQPQSMVHPRGGTPTFPDSQIFFPTVHERPVSFSPPPVCPPKVAVAQRRKSTSFLEAQTCHFQPLLKTGQNLAPPGGSPTNWTSEAVVMLGTPHRVTGEPLHVQVNPVFEPAPVYSDCRSGPAPPEDAHYRMHPEAVYLVGMHYPPQLQEHYDTMAYNSQGTEQHLKQVPEQKHVQGGLPQSSAFDYQSGQTFLARPFQTLRLDSGMGPLSPLLSASAPLSADSTQMKFHQVFVPHSAPAVLTHSGDGRASCVFEFHVHTPSSAPGEGGVLPQRVYRSRCGSTDFNQEESTQSIGLHGRLQPVTEEQCNYLGPELTVPRGGSFRWSWPEGSPEYSSDSSQLTSSDIGDFQSPPPPAGQSSTAFASDFSFPIVQLPQKVLQESQLFICFPQGASAQQALSTLLSSGPSALYPQVIGASPSRISLLFFLSHPLH, from the coding sequence ATGTATGAATTACTTGTCTTGTTCATATCAATACAGCCTCAGTCCATGGTGCATCCACGTGGGGGAACACCAACGTTCCCAGATTCACAGATATTTTTCCCTACCGTTCATGAACGGCCAGTGTCTTTCTCGCCACCACCTGTTTGCCCGCCAAAGGTGGCAGTTGCTCAGCGGCGCAAGAGCACTTCTTTTCTGGAAGCCCAAACCTGCCATTTCCAGCCCTTGCTGAAGACTGGCCAAAATTTAGCTCCCCCAGGTGGTAGTCCAACAAATTGGACCTCAGAGGCAGTGGTTATGCTGGGCACACCTCATAGGGTCACTGGAGAGCCACTGCATGTACAAGTCAATCCAGTGTTTGAGCCTGCTCCAGTGTATAGTGACTGCAGATCTGGTCCAGCACCTCCTGAGGATGCTCACTATAGAATGCATCCAGAAGCAGTGTATTTAGTGGGTATGCACTATCCACCGCAGTTGCAGGAGCACTATGATACAATGGCATATAATTCCCAGGGGACTGAACAGCATTTGAAACAGGTGCCTGAACAGAAGCATGTGCAAGGTGGCCTTCCCCAGAGCTCTGCTTTTGACTACCAATCTGGGCAGACATTCCTGGCAAGACCCTTTCAGACGCTAAGACTGGATTCTGGGATGGGCCCTCTTTCACCATTATTGAGTGCTTCAGCTCCATTAAGTGCAGATTCCACACAGATGAAGTTCCACCAGGTATTTGTTCCACattctgctcctgctgtgctAACCCACAGTGGTGATGGGAGAGCAAGCTGTGTCTTCGAGTTCCATGTGCACACGCCAAGTTCTGCTCCAGGAGAAGGGGGCGTCTTACCCCAGCGTGTCTACAGAAGCCGTTGTGGCTCCACGGATTTTAATCAGGAGGAGTCCACTCAAAGCATAGGGCTGCATGGTCGTCTTCAGCCTGTGACAGAGGAGCAGTGTAACTACCTTGGTCCTGAGCTAACAGTGCCTAGAGGAGGATCTTTCAGATGGAGCTGGCCAGAAGGAAGCCCAGAATACTCAAGTGACTCATCACAGCTGACTTCATCGGATATTGGCGATttccagtctcctcctcctcctgcagggcAGTCTTCTACAGCTTTTGCTTCAGACTTCTCATTCCCCATTGTTCAGCTGCCTCAGAAGGTATTGCAAGAGTCGCAGCTCTTCATCTGCTTCCCACAGGGAGCCTCAGCTCAGCAAGCCTTGTCCACCTTGCTTTCATCAGGACCATCTGCACTCTATCCTCAGGTTATAGGAGCAAGCCCTTCCAGaatttctctgcttttttttttaagtcatccTTTACACTAA